Genomic window (Mycolicibacterium smegmatis):
TTGCCGGCGGGCCGGTCGTACGGGGCGGCGGCGGCGATCCCCGGGATCCCCAAGAGCACCGCGGTGCTCACCGCAAGACTCACCAAAACGGCATACGCGCGTCTCATCCGAACATCAACTCTCTCGACCTCGGGGTGAAACACGACGCTGACTGCTGGTCGACTCCAGTAGCGTCAATTAGTTCTACCCCGCCGCGCGGCGGTTTGCCCAATCCGTAAGGGGCACAGGGCTGATCAGATGCAATACCGTGACCGAACGGTGATGCACCGCCGTCCGGGGTGACTCCGGACACGCCGCCGCGCAGTGACGATACCGGCGTGCGGCGACATCACGGTCACGTCACCTCCGCCGTGCCACACCCGACGCCACGCGCCGGAGGACGACCGGAAGATGGTTGCTGGAGCGATGATCGGCCAGACACCCACCACGCGGGCGCCGTTCGACTGCCAGGATGAGCACATGCACCCGAACCCGCTCACCTTCTCGGCCCGGTTGTGGCAGCAGATCGAAACCGTCTATGAGGAGATCCTCGCCCACCCGTTTCTCACCGGTCTCACCGACGGCACGCTCGACGAGAAGACGTTCGCCCATTACGTCGCCCAGGATGTGCACTATCTGCGCGACTACGCACGCGCGTTGTCGATCGTCGCGGCCAAGGCCCCCACCCTCGCCGACACCGCGATGTTCGCCCGCCACGCCGCCGAGGTCTTCGACGTCGAACTCGGCCTGCACGGTGAACTCCTGCCCGAACTCGGTCTGGATGCCGCGACGCTGGAGGCCGAGCCGGTCGGGCCGACCACCCAGGCCTACACCAGTTACC
Coding sequences:
- the tenA gene encoding thiaminase II; amino-acid sequence: MHPNPLTFSARLWQQIETVYEEILAHPFLTGLTDGTLDEKTFAHYVAQDVHYLRDYARALSIVAAKAPTLADTAMFARHAAEVFDVELGLHGELLPELGLDAATLEAEPVGPTTQAYTSYLLATAYAGSFADGLAAVLPCYWIYARVGAELMQRGSSDPRYQRWIDSYGGEEFAATVAEVLALTDRLGATLGETEQATAQRHFVVTSRYEWMFFDAAHRREQWPV